The Edaphobacter flagellatus sequence GATCATCTCTTCGTTTGGCTTGATCCAGCGCTGGGGGGTGCGGCCCAGCCCAACGCCCTCAGGCGTTCCGGTGCTGATCACGTCGCCCGCTTCGAGCGGTGTCAGGTGCGAGATATGCTCGATTAAAGCCGGGAGCTTGAAGATGAGATCGCTCGTGTTCGAAGACTGCAGCGTCTCGCCATCAATCGTCAGGGAGATATCCAATGCATGCGGATCGGCAATCTCATCTGCCGTTACGATCGACGGTCCTATCGGAGTAAATGTGGGAAAGGACTTTCCTAACGTCCACTGCGATGTAGCGAGCTGTATGTCGCGCGCGCTGACATCATTGATGATGGTATAGCCGAAGATATATTCCTTCCAGTCAGCGGCGGGAATCTGATATCCAGATTTGCCGATCACAACGGCGAACTCAGCCTCATAGTCTGGCTGCGAACTGATCTTCGGCAGGATGACTGGAGTGTCAGGGCCTATGACAGAGCTACGCAGTTTCATAAACACAGTCGGGACTTTTTGAACCGCCATCTTCGACTCTTCTGCGTGACGTGCATAGTTCAATCCAATGCAGAAGATCCGCGATGGACGAAGAGGGGCCTGAAGCCTGACCTCACTGAGAGGAAGCCGCGGAGCCTGATTCAGCTTACCGGCGATGTCGCGAAGACCTTCGTTTCCAGCCTCAATAACGTCAATGACACTGGAATATCCCAATCCTGAAAGATCGACAACCTTTTCCCCCACCAGCGCGCCAGGAAGACTGGCCGAGGAACCCTTGCTTGCAAACGTAACGAACTTCATTTCTTTCTCCAGACCTCACCATCAGGATATGCAAAACGGCTAAGGGATTCTTTGCGAATCTCGATGCTGTATCCCGGCTCGTGAGGCACCTGATAATGCCCATTGCGGATGTGAACCGGGGTTACAAAGTGTTCGTGCAGATGGTCGACGAACTCGATCACCCTGTTCTTCAGCGTGGTGGAAACAGAGAGAAAATCGAACATCGAAAGATGCTGCACATATTCGCAAAGGCCGACGCCTCCAGCATGAGGACAGACGGGTTTCTTGAACTTTGCGGCCATCAACAGTATGGCGAGATTCTCGTTGACTCCGCCAACGCGGCAGCTATCAAGTTGCACCACATCAATCGCATCAGCCTGCAGAAACTGCTTGAACATGACACGATTATGACAATGCTCGCCTGTCGCAATGCGAACGGATGGCACTTCGCGACGGATACGGGCATGGCCGAGAATATCGTCCGGGTTTGTCGGCTCTTCCATCCACCAGGGTTTTAACTCAGCAAGCTGGCTTGTGCGCTCGATCGCTTCAGGCACTCCCCACTTTTGGTTCGCATCGACCATGAGTTTATTTGTCCAGCCAATTTCCTCACGGACGATATGGCCACGCCGCAGATCATCAGCAGCATCGCCGCCTACCTTCAGTTTGAAGTGCGTCCAGCCATCGGCGAGAGCTTCCTTCGAGAGACGCCGGATCTTCTCCTCTGAGTAACCAAACCAGCCTACCGACGTGGTGTATGCGGGATACCCATTCTGCTCAAGGAGAGCCAGGCGCGCTGCCTGTCCGTGATTTCTGGCCTCGGTGAGGATATCGCAGGCTTCGTGCGGAGTAATTGCATCATCGATATAGCGGAAGTCCACCGCTTTCAAAAGCTGGCATGCCTCGAGATCGGTAAGCAACCGCCACAGCGGCTTCTTTTCAGCGCGCGCGTAGAGATCCCAGACAGCATTAACAAGGGCGCCTGTCGCCAGATGGATCACTCCCTTTTCGGGGCCCAGCCAGCGGAATTGGGAATCATCCGTAAGTTGCCGCGAGAAAGCGCACATGTCTTCGGTCAGCGAACTTAATGTGCGATTGACAACATAGCGGGTGAGGTAATTCAGTGCTTCGACGACAAGATCGGTTCCGCGGCCCAGAGTAAAAGTGAGGCCATGCCCCTCAAGGCCAGAGTTTGTCTCAAGAATGCAGTACGCTGCAGAATAATCAGGATCCTTATTAACAGCATCTGAGCCGATATGTTCGCGCGAAGTTGGAAAGCGCAGATCAATGACACGGGCTCCGGTGATCGTTATTTCGCTCAATTTCTAAGTTTCCTTTTGTGTCAAAGTTATAAATTCGCTCTATGCATCGGCTCAGTTCAAGCCGCCGTCCATCCCCCATCGATCGGCAGGACAGCTCCATTGATAAACTCCGCCTCTTTCGAACATAGATAGCGAACCATGGAGGCTACATCTTCAGGAGTTCCAAGCCGGCCGATTGGCTGTCGCGCCACCAACTCAGCACGAATCTTCTCTTTCTCATGAGAGTGATATTTCTCAAGGTAGCCTTCGACAAAGGGCGATTGAACCGTTCCCGGAGCGATGCAGTTAGCTCGCAACTCTTTTGGATAGTCGACTGCGATCTGTCGAGTCATCGCCTGCACCGCTCCTTTGCTGGCACAGTAGGCGAATCGCTGTTTCACTCCAACAGCTCCGGCGACAGACCCGATATTGACGATGGAGCCATGTGATTCGAGCAGGAGAGGAAACGCAGCCTTGGTCACCAGGAAGATGCTGTTTACATTGACGCGCATGACACGGTCGAAGTCCGCCTCAGAGGTTTGGGAGATATCACCGACCAAGCCAATGCCAGCGCAGTTAACCAAAATATCGAGGCGCGATAATGAGCCGATGGTCTTCATGATCGATGCCGTATCGGTCACGTCCATCGAAACAGCGCGGGCACCGGGAAGCTCTGCTGCGAGGGATTCACCCGCCGTGAGGTTGAGATCGGCGATAATCACCTGGGCACCTGCCCGGGCAAGTTCTCTTGCCGTCGCAGCACCAATCCCGCTGGCTCCTCCTGTCACAAGGGCAACTTTATTTTCCAGGTAAAAGGCTTCCGTCATAGGTTGAAATCATACTCCCAAAAAAGAATATCCTGTTTTCCGGCATTCGTAAGCAAAGAATACTTTTAAAAGAAGAACCCGGGCATAGCGCCCGGGCCTCCAGCAAGCTGTGGTGTTCTTTTTAAGGTAGGGTCTGGAAACGTCCATTGCTCAGACCGAGAGCAAATGGCTGGTATACAGGCACGGCGGCTCCGATAACCTCGGTAATGAAGTTAGCCGGGCTTCCGGATGGTCCTTCATTAGCGATCCAGACATTGCCGGACTGGTCGATCACAATCGAACGCCCCACCGAAAGATAGCTTGAACTCAGTTGCAGCCCGTTTGAGAACAGCGGAGTGCCCAGAGCACTGATCTCCGTCAGGC is a genomic window containing:
- a CDS encoding enolase C-terminal domain-like protein, with translation MSEITITGARVIDLRFPTSREHIGSDAVNKDPDYSAAYCILETNSGLEGHGLTFTLGRGTDLVVEALNYLTRYVVNRTLSSLTEDMCAFSRQLTDDSQFRWLGPEKGVIHLATGALVNAVWDLYARAEKKPLWRLLTDLEACQLLKAVDFRYIDDAITPHEACDILTEARNHGQAARLALLEQNGYPAYTTSVGWFGYSEEKIRRLSKEALADGWTHFKLKVGGDAADDLRRGHIVREEIGWTNKLMVDANQKWGVPEAIERTSQLAELKPWWMEEPTNPDDILGHARIRREVPSVRIATGEHCHNRVMFKQFLQADAIDVVQLDSCRVGGVNENLAILLMAAKFKKPVCPHAGGVGLCEYVQHLSMFDFLSVSTTLKNRVIEFVDHLHEHFVTPVHIRNGHYQVPHEPGYSIEIRKESLSRFAYPDGEVWRKK
- a CDS encoding fumarylacetoacetate hydrolase family protein, translated to MKFVTFASKGSSASLPGALVGEKVVDLSGLGYSSVIDVIEAGNEGLRDIAGKLNQAPRLPLSEVRLQAPLRPSRIFCIGLNYARHAEESKMAVQKVPTVFMKLRSSVIGPDTPVILPKISSQPDYEAEFAVVIGKSGYQIPAADWKEYIFGYTIINDVSARDIQLATSQWTLGKSFPTFTPIGPSIVTADEIADPHALDISLTIDGETLQSSNTSDLIFKLPALIEHISHLTPLEAGDVISTGTPEGVGLGRTPQRWIKPNEEMIVTIEKLGSLRNPTVAE
- a CDS encoding SDR family NAD(P)-dependent oxidoreductase — protein: MTEAFYLENKVALVTGGASGIGAATARELARAGAQVIIADLNLTAGESLAAELPGARAVSMDVTDTASIMKTIGSLSRLDILVNCAGIGLVGDISQTSEADFDRVMRVNVNSIFLVTKAAFPLLLESHGSIVNIGSVAGAVGVKQRFAYCASKGAVQAMTRQIAVDYPKELRANCIAPGTVQSPFVEGYLEKYHSHEKEKIRAELVARQPIGRLGTPEDVASMVRYLCSKEAEFINGAVLPIDGGWTAA